One Stratiformator vulcanicus genomic window, CCCGCAGAATCCGCTTTGGTTCACAATCAGCCTTAGCCGCAAGCTCGACTCCGGCCGATTGGCGGGTCTTTTGACGCTTACTGGCGATGTTGGCGACGTGGCCTCGTTCGCCACGGGTGGCGACTCGTCGCGGCTTGTCATCGAACCCGATCTGCACGGCTTCGTAACCGTCGCGATCCGCTGTTCGTAGCTGCGTCACAACGCAAGGACCGACCTCGATCACCGTGACCGGCAAGATCGAGCCGTCTTCACCGTAGACCTGCGTCATGCCGACCTTCTTGCCGAGCAATCCGACGGGCATGATGTCAATCCTTTCGAAGCGGCGCGGAAACAATCCGCAGTGTATTGCAGGTGGCAGCAACAACGGGTTCGCCGCAGCCGCTACCGATATTTGATCAGAGAAAGAACCGAAGACCGGCTCCGTTCAACGATCAGTTGGCCGACATGGCCTTAATTTTGATCTCAACCCCTGCCGGCAAAGACAGCTTGTTGAGTGCGTCAATCGTCTTGCCCGTTGGCTGAATGATGTCAATCAATCGCTTGTGAGTCCGAATCTCGAACTGCTCGCGTGACTTCTTATCAACGTGCGGACCGCGAAGAACGGTGTACCGTTCAACCCGGGTCGGCAACGGGATCGGCCCGTGCACGATCGCGCCGGTCTTCTTTGCGGTATCAACAATGTCCGCCG contains:
- the rpsJ gene encoding 30S ribosomal protein S10, producing the protein MVAVNQEKIRIRMESYDHSVLDGSAADIVDTAKKTGAIVHGPIPLPTRVERYTVLRGPHVDKKSREQFEIRTHKRLIDIIQPTGKTIDALNKLSLPAGVEIKIKAMSAN